The stretch of DNA AACTTCCAATAAATAAATTAAAGCACTGGCAGTCCAACTAAATGAGCGATCTCGTAGGCCTTGCCCAGTTTTAGCATCAAAGTTTTCGGCGAAGCCGCTCTGACGGATCATGTGACAGAGGCCTTGTTTAAGCTGGTTCGCGAGGGTCGTTTCACCAAGTTGTTCAAGTGCTAGATAAATTAGAATGGTCGATGGGGCCCAAACCGCGCCACGCCAATAACTATCTGCGTGATAGTCAGGACTAGCCAACGCTTCAGTAGCGAGACCATAAGTCGTCATAAAGTGTGTTTTTAACTGTTTGACCATCGCCTGATTTAAAGCGGTTGGTAGATAGCGATTCGCGGTAAGACTCATCAAGGGCAGCAAGCTTTGAGATTGGATGGCCTGTTTCGTCTGAGTTTCACGCGCAAATGGCAGTGACTCTTTATCAAAAAAGGTCGTCACTAGACGTTGACTCAATGCTTTAGCTTGTTGTTGCCAGTGATTGGCGGTCGTTAACTGAAGTTCGGTCGCGAGTTTTGCCAACAGATCGTAGTCCATAATTAAATAAGCGGTTAAATCCGGCGAATCCACCACGACTTGATGCTTAAAGACCGTACTATTATCCATACCACTGTCATTACCATGTAAATATTCGACGATACCATCATGATTTGTATCACGATAAGTGACCAGATAGTTGACTTGTTTACTGATCCAGCGATAGATCTGCTGTTTTTGCGCAGTAGTAAGCGACATGACCCGTAACATTTCAGCGAAAATAAGCCCATGGATTGGTGGCTTGGAAAAGTTCCAACGAATGGTTGAATCGCTGATAGATCCCGGTAGTTGGCCAACGGCGTCCTGGTAATCAAAAACGGTTGCCATTTGCGCCCACGCCAAGTCTGGGTGAGTGCGCATCAAGGCGAGTGCCATGAAACAATGATCCCAAGTCCAGACGCCCGGAAAGTGATTATTTGAAGCATAGACGGAAGGATAATGTAGTAAGCCGGTTGGTGCCACGGTGTCCGACCACAGAATATAATAGGCGTCTTGATAAATTGATTTAAATTTTTGGGGACACTTTGTTAGCTGACTTGTCGTAATAAAGTCAGCCATTTTTTGTTTGTTTTGGGCGACAAGGGTCTCAAATTCAGGTAGTTCCCAATGTGGATTAGCCATATTATGCTGAATCTCTTGAATTGCGACGACCATTTTACCCGCGGCGTTTGGCTGCACTAAAATATCCGAACGATTATGGGCAGTCGAGTTACTACCAGTGGTATCCACTTGTAATTCCTGACTAAGTTGGTCGGTTCCAGCCAAAGTATAGACAAGATACTTTGTCAGATTCTTGTAACTATTGATGATATAGTAGGGCTGCTCAGCTGAGCCTAGCTGGTAACTGTACTCAAAATTGAATTTAGGCTGACTACAGATCTTGAGCCCAAGCTGTGTGTTACTTTCAAAAACTAAGGTATCTTTGTCGCCAAAAGTGAGGTTAAGCTGGCCAAATTTGGTGCTGATCGTGACGCTGGTCGCCGTCATCTTAGTCGTAAAGTCTGTGACTACTTGTTGGTGGTACAACGGGATGAGCTCAAGGCTATTCATGTTGGCCTTCGAGTCACCGTGCAATGAGCGTAAGAATAAGTGTTGATTTTCAACGAGTAAGCCCATGTAGGATCCATAGAAACTAAAGGTATTAAGTTCAAGTCGCATTTTTTCTAACTCCTAACGTGAACAAATTTTATTATATATGCCTATCTAACAACTAAGATATTAATTCTAAAATTAGCACTTGTCAAATTTGTTTAAACGAATTATAATGATGGCTGTAAACGTTATCAAAAACAAAACGGGGGGATTGTTATGTCAAAAGCGTTAAAAACACCTGTCAGTGAAATTGTTAAGTTGGTTGGGGGCAAAGCAAACATTGATTCGGCAACGCATTGCATTACACGGTTAAGATTAGTTTTAAAGGATAAAAAGGCTGTGGATCTCAAGGGGCTGGATCAGATTGACCTGGTTCAAGGCACTAATTTTGTGGGTGATCAATTTCAAATCATTATTGGTCCCAGCGTGGGCAAAGTGTACGATGAGTTCATGGCCCAGATTGGGGAGATTAAGCCGAGCACCACTAAGCCGACCCATTCAGGCAATTGGTTGCAACGTTTGGTATCATTATTAGGCGATATATTTATTCCAATTATTCCAGCTATTGTTGCCGCTGGGCTCCTCATGGGGGTCAATAATGTTTTAGGAAACCAAGGTATTTTTTATCCAAAAGCCTCATTCATTCAGATGCATACTGAATGGAAAGGGGTTTACGATATTATTCAATTGATTGCCCAAACGTCTTTCGCTTTCCTGCCAGCGTTAATTGGTTGGTCAGCGGTGAAACGTTTTAAAGGAAATCCATTGTTAGGAATTGTTTTAGGGCTGATTTTAGTTAATCCGTCATTAATGAGTGCGTATGATTACGCTGCTAATCCGGCAAAGGCCCCGACTTGGAATATCTTTGGCTGGCACGTGGCGCAAGTGGGCTATCAAGGTCAAGTGATTCCCGTATTAGTTGCCGCTTGGTTATTGGTCAAACTAGAAAAATATTTTGAAAAACATATTCCGGATGCGCTACAGCTTGTCTTAGTGGCACCATTAGCGCTATTGATTTCAGGATTTGCCTCGTTTCTTTTCATTGGTCCAGTCACGATGGCTGGCGCTAATGTGATTACGAGTGGCGTAGTCAATTTATTTAACGCGGCACCCGTGATCGGTGGGGCCTTGTATGGGTTCATTTGTGCGCCCCTGGTGATTACTGGGATGCATCATTTATTCTTGGGCGTTAACTTGCAGATGGCTGGGACGCTGGGGTACGTTACTCTCTGGCCAGTCGGTGAACCAGTGACAATGGCCCAAGGTGCAGCCTGTTTAGCCATGACGTACATTTTTCGTAAGGACGCTAAGAAAAAGAACGTGGCTTGGACCAGTGGGTTGTCGTCGTTTCTTGGTATTACGGAACCCGCAATTTATGGGGTTAATTTGAAAAATCGTTATCCATTCGTCGCCGTCATGTTAGCTGGTGCGATTGGTGGTGGCTGGATGGGATTCTGGCATGTTCGTTCAACTAGTGTTGGTGTTGGTGGGGTCTTGAGTTTCTTGAGCGTCTTTCCAAAGCAATGGGGCCTCTATCTCACCGGTGAAGTGATGACCTTTGTTTTGACCATTGTGTTCACGCTGCTCTTGATGCACACAAAGCTGAATCCTGCTAAGAATGCTAAAGCTGGGGCGACACCTAAACAAGTGCCCACGGATCTAATGGCCTATGTTGATGGGAAAACAATGCCGATTACCGAAGTAAAAGATACGATGTTTTCACAAAAACAACTGGGCGATGGGGTCGCAACGACACCGACTGGTGAACAGATTTATGCGCCAGCAGCGGGTGTCATCAGTGCTTTAATGCCACATGCGGTCGGCATGACTTTAGATAATGGGATGGAAATCTTGATTCATATAGGTTTAGAGACGGTCAATTTGAAAGGTCGCGGTTTTGAAACTTCAGTCACACAAGGTCAACGGGTCACTGCCGGGACAAAATTAATTCATTTTGATGATCAATTGTTGAAAAAGGAAGGCTATGACGATTCTGTCATGATGGTCGTGACCAACCAAGGTAATTTGGTTGCGGGCGTTGATTTTAAGACTCATCTAAGCCACGTTCAGGTCGGTGAGCCCATTGCCAATGTGAGTTATTTACCCTTGGCAGATGTTGATGCCGGCGGGCTAGAGGCGTAGTTGGCGGGATACGTTGACTTTCGTCAGCTAGAATTCTATACTGAGTTGAAATTAACTTAGCCTTAAGCAACACGTTAAATCGTTCCTGGCTTAATTTGCTGGAACGATTTTTGGTTGTCGGCCATTTTCAGAAAGCAGGACAATTATGAGTGGATTTAGTGATTCAGATGCAACGACCATTAATCTCGGTCAACCCCAAGCCCCACATACCTTAACGGCGATTCTTAATTTGGGTTGTGAAGATACCCAAGATTGGTGGTTACCTAATGTTGACGAGCTATTCCAAGCGGTTGATGATGGTCAGCTACAAGTTCATCTAAAATTTTGGAACAAGATCAAGGAACCACTTCGCAATGGAAATATTGCCAATGGTTATATTGACTATCAACAGCCAGAGCAAGCTTTGACCTACATTGAAGCTGTTTTTCAAGGGCAGGACGACCTGCGAGGATTGGCTAACGCTGCGGTGCCAGCTTATCTTGAACAAACTTATGGCGTGAAACCGTACGCTGCGGCTGCGGCAGTTAAACAGCAAATTGATCAGGAAGTTGCCGCGAATGGGATAACGAGTCTGCCAACCTTGATTTTCGATGGCAAGATGAGGTTTGATGAGCAGCTCGTACCACTCAGTCAACTATTATAAGCAGGTTTAGTCAGCGTCATAGACGCGGTCAAGTCACCTCAAACAGGTGGCTTTTTTAGTATAAATAAATTTGTAACACCTTTTAATAGTAATTTTCAAGGCATTTTCATATACTTGATTCGAAATATGAAAGCGCTAACAAATTTTGCATGGTGGTGATAAGAATGGATTGGGGATTGATTAATGCGCTGGGGTACTTAGTATTAGTGTGTTTATGTTTACGATCATTTTGGTCGTTTGTCGCAGCGACCTGTTGGCTTGGTCGTCAAGTTGGTTGCTGGCTATTAGATGAGCCACAAATCAGCCGCTTGTGGGTCAAGTTGCCACTCAATATTCGGTTACAGCAGCAACATCCTGAATTGCGCTTCGCTAATCTAATTAATGGTCTCGGGGGTTATGTTATTTTAACTGCCGGAATCACTCATTATTGGACTGTCGAGCAAATTGACGCGGGAGCGCTGGGATGGTGGGCTTGGGGCCTGATTGGAATTCTGTTGGTTATTAATAGTTACCAACGTCGTTTCCTCCGGTATTATCGGCAACATCCGCTGTCATAACTGTCCCAGTTCAGTTTTAGAATTGTCCGCACTTTCCAAAATTAAAGCGCTACCATAGACTTAATTGTAGGGGGTGACGGGGAATGCCAATTTCTAATCCAAACAGATTTATTGAGGGACTTAATTTAACGACACTGGGGATTTTAATCGTAATCTTAGTGGCAGTTAGGGTTTATAATCAGCGGCATCATTTGACGAGTCGACTGGACTACTTTTTTGCCCACTTGGCTGGTTATGTGAAATGGGCGCAACAAGCTCAGCAGGTCCAGCCAGCTATTTTAAAAATTCACCTGTCCTATCAACGCTGGCTGGGACATGGTTTTTGGCAATTAGTGTTATTATTAGGTCTCAACTTTGGTCTGGCACTCAGTTTACACGCGCCACTCAACGGGTGGTTCTGGTGGTCAGCTTTGGCACTGTGTCTGGGATTACAGACAGCGGTGGACCAATTGATCAAAGCTAAGCTGGCTCGGCAAATGAAAGGCGAATTGGCCACTTATTTAATCCTAATGGCGGCGCAATTTAGCTGATTGATGCGCACACTAAATTAAATGGTTCAGATGAGGTTGAGAGTTTAGCGACCAGGTTGGCGGATTAATTAATTGTTTCTTGGGGTGGCTCGTGGTATCTTTTAAATAGTAATTATTACCATTTAAAAGAGAGGTAACGTCAAATGGAAAAACAAGATTTAGCCAGTGCACGCCGTCGCATGCGTAGTACTAATATTAAGTCGCGTAAACGAGCCCTAAAAGTGTTACATGATTATCGCCGTCAGTTGCAAAAGGCGAAATAAAGACATCAAAAATAGTTGGTTAGCGTTTGATTGCTAATCAACTATTTTTAGTTGGAATTTTAATTTTTCCGCCGGCGACGTTTGGTGATTTCCCAGCTGGTAGCTATAACTGCGATAATTAATCCCAAACCAATGGCCGTTAAGGCTTGTGTTCGGCGTTCGTCAGTTTGCGGTAACTGACCAGTATGCAAGGCAGCTAAGCCACGAATACGTAAACTTTCTAATTTAGTTGCGCGAATTGGGGCCTTGGCTACGTGAGCTTGCCTGATGGCTGTATCAATTTTGCTTAAAACACGCTTGACTGCCGTTGTTCGTTGCGCTACCGGTAAACTCAAGGCGGCGTTTAATTCAGTTTCGAGTTCGGTGACGATTTTGGCGTCGTCCGTAGTTGTTTCGTTTCCGGTCTGAGTCTCAATGGGCACAGCGGTTTCTTCAGTAACTGCTGGTTCGGCCACAGTTTCTTTTTCTACTGAATCCGGATTTTCTGATTTTGATTCAGTAGTATCACTTTCTTCAACGATATCTTCGTCTTCAGAATCAGGTTCGACGACATCATCTTCGTCTTCCGGATCAGGTTCGATGACATCATCTTCTTCCTCTGGATCAGGTTCGACGATATCATCTTCTTCCTCAGGATCAGGTTCGATGACATCATCTTCTTCGTCTTCCGGATCGGGTTCGACGATATCATCTTCTTCCTCAGGATCAGGTTCGACGACGACATCATCTTCGTCTTCCGGATCAGGTTTGGTGACATCTTCTTCCTTTTCTTTAGGGTCATGCTCATTATCGGTATTGTCCTGTAAATCCCAACGGTGTGTTTCGCCACTCACTGTCACGTGAGTCGCGATTAAATTACCATCCATATTTTGATTAGCAATTAACGTTGCGCGTGGTGCTAAGACACTACCTTGGAAGCGGGCATTAACGTCAAAGGTTCCAGTAAATGGTTGTTGATTGGCATGTAAATTCCATAGAAGATGATTATCACCGTAAGCATCCGCGTCTTTATTAGCACGGACGGTCCCATCTGGATAAGTGACTTTGATTTCACTGTTGTTGGGATAGATCGTTTGCCCGTTAGTTTCAACATTGAAAATAATTGTGTTGCCGTTTGCGTCAGGGGAGACGCCTTTAATAATTAAAGGACGGTCTTTTGCTAAAACATCTGCGTCTAAATTGATTATAATTTGACCAGCTTCGTTGGGAGTCATATCGGTAACGTCGATTGTCCGTTGATTTTCATCTTTGAAATCGGCTGTCGCATAACTGGCGTTGGAAACTTGCCGACTCAGATTTAGGCTGGTTTCAGTTAGTTTGGCGAATTCTGCGTCGAAATCAATATAAGTTTCACCAGGCTGATCTTGATAGACTTCGTCTGCTACCAAATGAGCAATTGTCGTATCGGCAACAATCGGTTGATTTCGGTCACTGACATCAATAGTGATGCCTTCACCAAAAATAACTTTATTGCAACGGGTACTTCCTGCCGAAACGAAAGAACTATTTGCGATTTTAATAATTTGTTGAATATAAGTGATATCGCGATCGAGCAACTCCAATTTGTTGGTCGTTCCAAAGTCGACGAGGCCATTTAATCGGGCTACGGCCAAGTTTCCGGCAGTATGTGCGCGTAGTTCGGCCTCATAAGCAAAAATGTGGAATTGCGAGGCGATGCCCAAGATGTTCACTAAACCGGGATGATCTTCGTAGACGTTGCCACCAGATGGGATAGCGTCAAAAACATCACTAGTCGCATCTGATTCAATTTCAGCAGTATCACTAAATGTCGTTTGAGCTTGATCATCAGTGGTCGGACTATTTTCGGTGCTGTCAGTTTCAAAAGTCGTCGTGGCTTCGGTATCGGCATCCGTATCACTTGTTGCCGGCTCACTGGCGGAACGATCTTCTGATGGCGTTGTCGATTCTGTTAAGGTTTGTTCAACCGTATCGGCTAGGGCCACAGCAGGCGTTTGTAATGCAAAACATCCCAAGATGGCCAATGTTGTCATAATCAGAATAAGCGTTCTTGTCAAATCAAGCCATTGCGACTTGCTTTCTCGAGTAGTCATATCCATGCACCTCACTTGTTGGTTACAGCTGCTAGTCGGCATAAATCTTCACTTTTTGGCAAAACGCGGACCGCGTTTATCCCCCATTTCTTTGATGGCACTCGTCTTGTGAGACAATTCACTTAACTTATGAGCATCATAATATCTGACCCCAAATAAAAAGTCAAACGTTATACAAACTATTAGAAAATGGCACAAAAAAGCACTGACCAATTTCGGTCAGTGCTGCGTTAATTTTTAGAGTAAATGAATCCCATTGGCTTCGCATTTGTCGATCATGGCTTGTGGCCACAAAGCGGCTTGCACTTCGCCAACATGGGCTTTGCCAAGTAACAACATGCAGAGTCGTGATTGACCAATCCCGCCACCAATCGTGAAGGGGAGTTGATCGTGCAAAATGGCTTGGTGATAAGGATACTGGAGTCGATCCTCGGCGTGAGCTAATTTTAATTGCTTAGCTAAGGAATCGGCATCGACCCGAATGCCCATGCTAGAAACTTCGAGCGCGAGTTGTAAGGGTTCGTACCAGAACAAGATATCACCGTTTAATTGCCAGTCATCGTAGTCAGGGGCGCGGCCATCATGACGTTTGCCGCTGTGCAATTCACCACCGATTTGCATTAAGAAGACGGCACCGTACTTTTTGGTGATGGCGTCTTCACGTTCTTTAGGTGTTTTGTCAGGGTACAGATCTTCCAATTCTTGAGTGGTGATGAAATGGATTTCGTCTGGTAGGTGATGAACGGCCTTCGGGAATTTATACCAAACTTCATGTTCCATATGTTTGATTACTTTGAAAATAGTTTTTACGGTTGCTTTTAAAGTATCGATGGTTCGTTCGTCTTTAGCAATCACTTTTTCCCAATCCCATTGATCAACGTAGGCTGAGTGGAGGTTGTCTAAATCCTCGTCTTTGCGAATCGCGTTCATGTTGGTGTATAAGCCAGTATGCATGTCGAAGCCATAGCGTTTTAACGCAACACGTTTCCATTTAGCTAAGGAGTGCACGATTTCAATCGTTTCATCTGGTAAGTCTTGCATCGTGAATGACACTGGGGTTTCCACGCCGTTGAGGTTATCGTTTAAGCCAGATGATTTTGTGACAAACATGGGTGCGGATAGCCGTGACAAGTTAAGTTCTTTACCAAATTCGGTTTGGAAGGTTTCACGAATATAGCGAATCGCTTGTTGGGTTTCTTTGACGGACAATTTTGGATCGTATGACTTTGGAATAATTAAATGCATAATTTCAGTTCTCCTTTGGGTTTTTGGCTAAGATAAAACGAAAAAAGTCTCCCGTCTCTTGACATAATCAAGGGACGAAAGACTTTTTTCGCGGTACCACCCAAGTTGTTTATCTAAAATAAACCAGCTTTTAATAGTGTACAAACATACACCACCGATGATAACGTACCGGTCGACGACTAATCCTACTTTAACGAAGTTATTTCAGTTAGCAACTAAGAAAGTGTTTTTCGGCACGATCAAGATCTGGTTGGGTTTCCACTAAGTCCCAATTCACTGGCAGGTTGATCGTACGTACTCCTCTTTCCTACGTTTTTTATCTTGTGACATTTATATTAGCACTCATTCTTAAAAAGTAAACCCCAAAATTAAAATTTAACGAGACCCTGATGAACAAAGCTCTAATTAATCATTTAAATTATAGCGAAGCTTCATTTGTTCAGAGCCAGCGATGACCATGTCACCGAGCAATTTAGTTTGACGTTTCATTGATTCATCCGCTAGTTTTTGATTAGCGGCTTCCAGATAGGCATTCACGTCGGTTTGCTGACTCAAGCCGGCATCCGTCGCATTTTCAATCTGACGATAGGCACTCATTGCACCTAATTCAAAACTGTTTCGCATATCAACGTAGAAGTCATAATCAGTATCGCCAAGTAAAGCTGTGGTGCAACTTAACCAGTACATATTGTTCAGGTTGAAGGTACCATCCGCATCTTTATAGCTGGCAGGGGTATCTTTAACATTGGCATAGAAAGGCACAACCGTATTGAACGTGTTGGCCCCGAAGGCTAACCAGTGAATCCCAGCGATTTCTGCCGGTACGTTGTTACGAATTTGTAAGATGTGCACATCATGATTCCGGTTGATCCCGATTGGGCGGAATAACTTTTTATCCGCTTCAGAACCGCTACCGTAAACGTCATATTTTGTGTTTTCATAATGTGAACTCAACACAAATTTAACGTCTTCGATGGAGATCTTCCGGTTGGCGTGGCAAATGAAAGGCAAGTCTTGTCCCATCGGATCCTGGTCAACGTCTGGAGTAAAGTATTTCTGACCAAACCAAGCTCGTGGATTGTTATAGACCGTATCTTTAATCGTGGCGCTACCAAAGATATGACGTAGGTTGATACGATCAAAATCAGGGTTCAAATGGTTGGTTTCGATTAATTCAGCCAAATCAGCTGAGGCCAACGTATCGGCGGCACTAAAGTCGAAGTCGTCAATATTCATCCGATTAGGTGCGACCACATAGGCGTCGTCTGGAATCCGCTTGGCCGCCCAATGATGACCACCAATGGTTTCTAGCCACCAAATTTCATTATTATCGGAAAAGGCGATCCCATTTGGTTCATAAGTGCCGTATTCTTTTAAAAGTGAGCCTAGTCGTTCGACCCCTTCTTTAGCAGAATGGATGTAAGGCAATACTAGGGTGACAAGATCTTCTTCCCCAATGCCATCGTCAACTAGGGGATCGATGCCTTGAATGCGGGAATTGGTCGTAATGGTTTCAGTCGCAGACATCGCAATGTTTTCACTGTTGATACCGGCGGCTGGCCAAGTTCCGTTAGTTAAGATTGAGTTTGGAATTGACGTGTAACGTAACGGGTTAGCAGGTAATTCCACCTTAACTTTACTAATAACGGATTGATAATGTTGTGGTTGGTCTTCTGGATTGACGACAACTAACCGTTCTGGATCTAGTGCTTCATGGCCGTCATCATTTCGTGAAATAATGGTGGAACCATCGATGGAGGCCTTTTTACCAACGAGAATCGTGGTACATGAGCCTTGAATTCTTTTTGTCATTTTCTTCGACACTCCTTTGAAGTTATTATCCTCATTATACGCTTTCCCGTTCTGTAATAGCAGGGGGGAAATTAGCCAACAGCTTGACTAGTTTTCTTCAAGATATAGTTCACGCCACTAATACTGATACCGGCTCTGCTAGCAATTTCACGATACGTTTTGCCTGCTGTTCTAAGACGACGAACTAATTGATGTTTAGTTTCCTGACCATCAATTTGTTCAGCTTTGTGAATGGCTGGCTTGACTGGCTGTGGCAACGTTAAAATCTCTGGCGTAGCTGCTTGGATGATTGCCATTTTGTGAATGACATGGTGAGTCGTTTGAGCGTCCCATAGCGCATTATGTTGCTGTGGATTAATGATATTTAGCAAACCAGCCACGCCATTGAGTGGTAAGTCATGTGTGGTGGTTAAAGCATGCTTGTTGCTACGATTGATCACTAAATTAGTGTATTGTTCGCCATCGAAGACGGTCAAAGGTTGATTTACCGTGGCTTGCTCACTAGCGGTCAGTTTTTGATAATACTGTGCGATCAACCAGCGTAAGGACCGTAAATCGTAGGCCTGATCCCAGAAAACCAGTGGTAGTTGGGGAACCAAGACCTGAGCGATGAATTTTTTAAGGACAGTCAGTGGTTCGGCTTGTCGTTCAAATGTCGCCAAAGCGAGCTGAGTCGCGTCAAGTGCTGCGAGCTTTCTCTCTGGTAGGAAGGACGGAAAGTCCAAATAGTGATTGAAGAAGACCGTTGTTTGGGTACCAGCGACATAACTTAGTGCGGCTAATTGAAAAACGGTGGCATCAGCGCCATTGATTTTGGTCGGTTGCCACTGGAAGCTACCATTCACAAAATGCTTCCGGAAAAATGGCCCAAATTCGCAATCAATGACGATATAGTGTTTGGGGATGCTAGTCAGTGTCGTGACGTGTGAAAATACTTTGCTGAAGTCTTCCTGAAAATCGCTTAGCTGAGTGAGTTGATTGGGCAATTGGTAGTGGTAGGCAGCCAGCAGGTTTGAAATCGACAAGCCAGTTGGGTTGGCATCGGCCTGAGAGACATTTTTGAGTTTAATTTGTTGCATGCGGTCGTTTTCGAAGTGAATTGTGTACACGACACCAGCTGAACTAAGCTTGATCCGTGCGACTAAGCCGTGCTTGGCTTGATCTTCAGCGAGCTTGAGTTCACCAGTGGCTGTGACCTCAAAGATGGGATAACCGACTATGTATAAGTGATCAGGATTATTTTGGGTACTTTGCACTAATAAGACGATTTTTGCAGCCATGTGGCAACCTCCCTAAACCTTTTTGAATCCAATAGTGACGTTAAACTTGTGTTGCTAGCTTGCTAAAATTTTAGTGGGCTGACCGACCATGAATTTGTTGATGACGAATTGGTGGCGTTGATTATAGTGACCATATAAAGCTAGCTGAGCATCCGCTTGTAACTGATAATAAAGGGTTAGCGCGTGCTTAACAACCAGACAGTTAATCGTCTTCTCAGGGTCATCAAGGCGTTGGACGCGAACGTATAGCATGAAAGGATCTAATTTTAAGATTTTAGTGTGGTTGGCATATTTAACGTTTAAATTTTGCATTTCCATGATTATCACCTCAAAATCATTATACGAACATATGTTCTAAAAAGCTAGTATAAATTGTCTTTTAGACCAAAAAAATTTGTGAGTGGTTTAATTCAGGCAATAGTCAGCCAGATGTCATGATTAACGGGTGTGCTCGAAAACGTGCGTCTCACCACAAACTGGTGACACAATTATGGTGAGTTTTGACTAAACCGCAGACTTGATCAGTTATCATTTTGGCAAAGACTAGTGGGTTAGCGATGGTAACGGAACCAACATCGGGTGGTTGAGCACCCGTGAAGGCGGCTGAGTGGGCCTTTTAGTGAAGATTTATTTAAAATCACCAATAAAAAACTACAAAAAGACGGCAACTCTTGGTATGATAAACTCTGGCGAATGAAAGGGGGACCGACCATGGAACGTGGACGGCGAGCAACATATGAAGAGCGGATTGAAATTGTGAAGTATACTTTGGCGCATGAGAATAATTATCAGGCGGCGGCCGATAAATTTAATGTGTCGTATCCACAAGTCTACACGTGGGTCCGTAAGTACCGGCAATCCGGTGACGAGGGGTTAGTGGATCATCGCGGCCGGCCCAAAGAATCAAAATAATTATTTACATATGAAAATGCCAACCGAGGGTATCATGACCTTGGTTGGCATTTTTACTTAGGCGATTAACGTGTAGGTGGCGCGAAACTCGGCCAAAATGGTCGTTTTGAAACGCGCAATTTGATCCGGATTGAGCTGTGCCTGTTGATGGGGTTCAACAAGGCCGTTTAATTGAAAGGCCAAAGTCGCGTCCAAATAACTTTCCGCAGTGGGCAAGCTCAGCCTGTGATCTTGGACTTGGGCTAAGATTTGTGTGACTAACGCCTGCGCCTGAAACAGCATGAAAGCTGGTGTTAAATTTGACACCAAGAAGTGGGCCGTTTGGGCTTGTCGCAAGTAAGCGAGTAGGTCAGCTAAGTAAGTTTTGGTCGCCTGTTGCAATTGTTGGGCAAGTTCTGGATAGACGACTTGTAAATCTGTTGAAAAAGTTGTGGTCGTCGAACCAAGTAATAGCAGCGAATTCAGCCAAGTCGGTAAAAAATTAGCCGCTTGAAACTCGGCAACTGGATGTTGTTGAATAAAAGTTAGATGACGATTAACGACGGCCCGCACCAGGTCGTCTTTATTTTTGAAATTGAGATATAGTGTGGCGCGGCTAACACCCGCCTCTTTGGCAAATGTGCTCATAGATTGTTTTTGAAAGCCGCGAATTAAAATTAAGTGATTTAGCTTAATCACTAGGTCATGACGTTCGATCATCTTGATCACCTCAAAAAATAGTATACAATAATTTTACAAATTAGACAATATGATGTATTATTTGTCTAATCTAAAAAACAAACGAGGTTATTAATTATGAAAAAAGTTATTGTGACCGGTGGTTCCGGTTTTGTGGCCAGTTGGGTG from Lactiplantibacillus brownii encodes:
- a CDS encoding amylo-alpha-1,6-glucosidase, which encodes MRLELNTFSFYGSYMGLLVENQHLFLRSLHGDSKANMNSLELIPLYHQQVVTDFTTKMTATSVTISTKFGQLNLTFGDKDTLVFESNTQLGLKICSQPKFNFEYSYQLGSAEQPYYIINSYKNLTKYLVYTLAGTDQLSQELQVDTTGSNSTAHNRSDILVQPNAAGKMVVAIQEIQHNMANPHWELPEFETLVAQNKQKMADFITTSQLTKCPQKFKSIYQDAYYILWSDTVAPTGLLHYPSVYASNNHFPGVWTWDHCFMALALMRTHPDLAWAQMATVFDYQDAVGQLPGSISDSTIRWNFSKPPIHGLIFAEMLRVMSLTTAQKQQIYRWISKQVNYLVTYRDTNHDGIVEYLHGNDSGMDNSTVFKHQVVVDSPDLTAYLIMDYDLLAKLATELQLTTANHWQQQAKALSQRLVTTFFDKESLPFARETQTKQAIQSQSLLPLMSLTANRYLPTALNQAMVKQLKTHFMTTYGLATEALASPDYHADSYWRGAVWAPSTILIYLALEQLGETTLANQLKQGLCHMIRQSGFAENFDAKTGQGLRDRSFSWTASALIYLLEVV
- a CDS encoding PTS sugar transporter subunit IIBCA, whose amino-acid sequence is MSKALKTPVSEIVKLVGGKANIDSATHCITRLRLVLKDKKAVDLKGLDQIDLVQGTNFVGDQFQIIIGPSVGKVYDEFMAQIGEIKPSTTKPTHSGNWLQRLVSLLGDIFIPIIPAIVAAGLLMGVNNVLGNQGIFYPKASFIQMHTEWKGVYDIIQLIAQTSFAFLPALIGWSAVKRFKGNPLLGIVLGLILVNPSLMSAYDYAANPAKAPTWNIFGWHVAQVGYQGQVIPVLVAAWLLVKLEKYFEKHIPDALQLVLVAPLALLISGFASFLFIGPVTMAGANVITSGVVNLFNAAPVIGGALYGFICAPLVITGMHHLFLGVNLQMAGTLGYVTLWPVGEPVTMAQGAACLAMTYIFRKDAKKKNVAWTSGLSSFLGITEPAIYGVNLKNRYPFVAVMLAGAIGGGWMGFWHVRSTSVGVGGVLSFLSVFPKQWGLYLTGEVMTFVLTIVFTLLLMHTKLNPAKNAKAGATPKQVPTDLMAYVDGKTMPITEVKDTMFSQKQLGDGVATTPTGEQIYAPAAGVISALMPHAVGMTLDNGMEILIHIGLETVNLKGRGFETSVTQGQRVTAGTKLIHFDDQLLKKEGYDDSVMMVVTNQGNLVAGVDFKTHLSHVQVGEPIANVSYLPLADVDAGGLEA
- a CDS encoding thioredoxin domain-containing protein, with protein sequence MSGFSDSDATTINLGQPQAPHTLTAILNLGCEDTQDWWLPNVDELFQAVDDGQLQVHLKFWNKIKEPLRNGNIANGYIDYQQPEQALTYIEAVFQGQDDLRGLANAAVPAYLEQTYGVKPYAAAAAVKQQIDQEVAANGITSLPTLIFDGKMRFDEQLVPLSQLL
- a CDS encoding putative metal homeostasis protein, which produces MEKQDLASARRRMRSTNIKSRKRALKVLHDYRRQLQKAK